ATGCGGTCTTGCTCTATACGACGACGCATGCGGTCGGGATAGCCGGTTTCTTCCACGTCATAAATGGGAATGTCCAGGAGTTTGTTGACTACGTCGATGCCCTTGGGCCCTCCGATGCGTCGGCGGGTATGTTCGCCGGTTTCGTCGACAAGCACGATGGACATTTCGTTGACCATGGTCTCGGGCTCGATGAAACCTTCGACAAAGGCTCGGCCTTGGATCCACTGGACTAAATAATCACGGTCTTCGGGACGCACGGTTTCCCCAGGGCCACGCGCGGGGCGGATCTGAGACTTCCGCTTGTTGCGGTCGAAGAGATTAAACACAGGAACCATCATACTTGGCTGCGGGGGTAGGAATTAGCTGCCCCACCTCCCCGACCCTTTCGACACGGAAAAGATGTGAAACAGGTACGCTTGGGGCTTAACGAATCCGTTTATCTAAGACTTTCGAGGAGACTCAAAAAATGGCGCACTCTATTGAGATGCCCGAACTGGGCGAATCTGTCACCGAGGGAACAATTACTACGTGGTTGAAGTCCGTTGGCGACACCGTTGAGGTGGACGAGCCATTGCTCGAGGTCTCCACCGATAAGGTCGACACTGAGATTCCTTCCCCGGTTGCAGGTGTTCTCTTGGAGATCAAGGCTGAGGAAGACGACACCGTCGAGGTCGGCGAAGTCATCGCCATCGTCGGTGAAGAAGGCGAAGAAGGCGCATCCGCACCAGCCGAGGAAGCTGCAGAAGAGCCAGCCGAGGAGCCAAAGCAGGAAGAAGCTCCAGCCGAGGAGCCTAAGTCTGAGGCTCCAGCAGCATCCGGCGACGTGACCGATGTTGAGATGCCTGAGCTTGGCGAGTCCGTCACCGAGGGCACCATCACCACTTGGCTCAAGGAAGTCGGCGACACCGTCGAGGTTGACGAGCCGTTGCTCGAGGTTTCCACCGACAAGGTCGACACCGAGATTCCATCCCCAGTCGCAGGCACCATCGTTGAGATCCTCGCTGAGGAAGACGACACCATCGAGGTCGGCGCAGTCATCGTCCGTATCGGCGACCCTAACGCCGCGCCAGCCGAAAAGGCCGAAGCACCTCAGGAAGAAGCACCTCAAGAGGAAGCTCCGCAGGAAGAGCCAAAGGAAGAGTCTCCTAAGGCTGAAGCTCCTGCAGCATCGGGCGATGCAACCGATATCGAAATGCCTGAGCTTGGCGAGTCCGTCACCGAAGGCACCATCACCACTTGGCTCAAGGAAGTCGGCGACGAGGTAGCTATCGACGAGCCACTGCTCGAGGTTTCCACCGACAAGGTCGACACTGAGATTCCATCCCCAGTCGCTGGCACTTTGGTTGAGATCCTCGCTGAGGAAGACGACACTGTTGAAGTTGGCGCAGTGATCGCCCGCGTTGGCGATGCAAATGCTGCACCGGCTGCGAAGGAAGAAGCACCTAAGGAAGAAGCACCGAAGGAAGAAGCACCTAAGGAAGAGGCTCCGAAGGAAGAAGCACCGGCCGAGCCTGCTGCCAAGAAGGAAGAGCCTAAGGAAGCAACCGGCTCCGCAAAGGTGAACAACACCGACAACGTGCCTTACGTGACCCCGTTGGTCCGCAAGCTTGCTGATAAGCACGGCGTTGACCTGAACTCCATCGAAGGCACCGGTGTTGGCGGCCGCATCCGCAAGCAAGATGTTTTGGCTGCGGCGCAGGGCGAGTCCGCTCCGGAGGCAGCACCTGCCGCTGAAGAGCAGGCTGCACCAAAGGCAGAACGAGCGAACTGGTCCACCAAGTCTGTCAACCCTGAGATGGCTGAGCTGATCGGCACCACCCAAAAGGTGAACCGCATCCGCGAGATCACCGCGTCGAAGATGGTTGAGTCTCTGCAGACCACCGCACAGCTCACCCACGTTCAGGAAGTCGATGTCACCCGCGTCGCAGAGCTGCGTAAGCGCATCAAGCCAGCTTTCGTCGAAAAGCATGGCGTGAACATCACTTACCTGGCATTCTTCGTCAAGGCGACCGCAGAGGCCCTGGTTTCTCACCCGAACGTCAATGCGTCCTACGACGCTGAGACCAAGGAGATCACCTACCACGCAGATGTGAACATCGGTATCGCGGTGGACACCCCACAGGGCCTGCTTGTTCCAGTGATCAAGAAGGCACAGGACCTAGATCTGGCTGATATCGCGAAGGCAATCGTCGACCTGGCTGACCGTGCGCGCAACAAGAAGCTGCGTCCGGACGATCTGAGCGGCGCAACCTTCACCGTGACCAACATTGGTTCCGAGGGTGCACTGCTGGATACCCCAGTTCTGACCCCCCCACAGGCAGGCATCCTGGGTACCGCTGCGATTGAGAAGCGCCCAGTTGCTTACACCGAAGACGGCGTTGACTCCATCGCAATCCGCCAGATGTGCTACCTGCCATTCACCTACGACCACCAGCTGGTCGACGGCGCAGACGCAGGTCGCTTTGTTACCACCATCAAGGATCGCATCGAAACCGGCGACTTTGAAGATAACTTGGCGCTCTAAAGCATCGCGTTAGATTCACGGCTTATGCCGCGTCCTTCTACTGAAGGGCGCGGCATTTTGCATTTCTACCCAATACTTCCCCAATCCCCGCCCGGAACAATTTAGAATCGAATGCAAAGCTTCTCCGACGTTTCTCCAACCACCAAGG
The Corynebacterium breve genome window above contains:
- the sucB gene encoding 2-oxoglutarate dehydrogenase, E2 component, dihydrolipoamide succinyltransferase, which translates into the protein MAHSIEMPELGESVTEGTITTWLKSVGDTVEVDEPLLEVSTDKVDTEIPSPVAGVLLEIKAEEDDTVEVGEVIAIVGEEGEEGASAPAEEAAEEPAEEPKQEEAPAEEPKSEAPAASGDVTDVEMPELGESVTEGTITTWLKEVGDTVEVDEPLLEVSTDKVDTEIPSPVAGTIVEILAEEDDTIEVGAVIVRIGDPNAAPAEKAEAPQEEAPQEEAPQEEPKEESPKAEAPAASGDATDIEMPELGESVTEGTITTWLKEVGDEVAIDEPLLEVSTDKVDTEIPSPVAGTLVEILAEEDDTVEVGAVIARVGDANAAPAAKEEAPKEEAPKEEAPKEEAPKEEAPAEPAAKKEEPKEATGSAKVNNTDNVPYVTPLVRKLADKHGVDLNSIEGTGVGGRIRKQDVLAAAQGESAPEAAPAAEEQAAPKAERANWSTKSVNPEMAELIGTTQKVNRIREITASKMVESLQTTAQLTHVQEVDVTRVAELRKRIKPAFVEKHGVNITYLAFFVKATAEALVSHPNVNASYDAETKEITYHADVNIGIAVDTPQGLLVPVIKKAQDLDLADIAKAIVDLADRARNKKLRPDDLSGATFTVTNIGSEGALLDTPVLTPPQAGILGTAAIEKRPVAYTEDGVDSIAIRQMCYLPFTYDHQLVDGADAGRFVTTIKDRIETGDFEDNLAL
- a CDS encoding oxidoreductase, which produces MFNLFDRNKRKSQIRPARGPGETVRPEDRDYLVQWIQGRAFVEGFIEPETMVNEMSIVLVDETGEHTRRRIGGPKGIDVVNKLLDIPIYDVEETGYPDRMRRRIEQDRILRKRAEQRERRAKFDRGELPD